The following are encoded together in the Raineyella sp. LH-20 genome:
- a CDS encoding ATP-dependent DNA helicase: MARAIAECLAGREHLLVQAGTGTGKSLGYLAPVLAHLAAHPDDRVVIATATLALQAQLADSDIPHALAAMEKVAGKRVRSAVLKGRTNYACLLRVRGNGAVEQQGLFGGADVADQIRDSGADEVSVLGAEVLALREWAEDQAERDRLADRDEAPTHTARGWAQVSISSRECLGAQRCPFGAECFVEKSRERARAADLVVTNHAMLAIDAMQEGSVLPEHSAVIIDEAHELVSRVTGAASAELSSQIVERVAKRAMAWMDDDTALDLMDAGESLGTALDGAALARVEPGESALLTALAQVRDLARDGVSQLGKGKDGKDADSNERRQAQAALQEVFEVAERMATPADGDVVWVIDRERSGRELRAAPLSVAGLMRGSILSDRTAVFTSATLKVGGGFTKVAGSFGLRAAELVDGNEPSADRGPSADEVMGAGFTAAMEGVLPWRALDVGSPFDYRKQGILYLARDLPRPGRDGTDPAVLGEIAQLVWAAGGHTLGLFSSQRAAQAAAEHVRNELPAMEILLQGDAHLAELTRRFVTEPQTSLFGTLSLWQGVDVPGDTCRLVIIDKIPFPRPDEPLMQARQQEVEQHGGNGFMAVAATHAALLLAQGAGRLIRRTTDRGMVALLDPRIVTARYGSFLRASLPSMWTTTDSDVAVRALQRLAADAEQDDTQQEDTEQHDTEKGDTRGV, translated from the coding sequence ATGGCGCGGGCGATCGCCGAGTGCCTCGCCGGTCGGGAGCACCTGCTGGTCCAGGCGGGCACCGGCACCGGCAAGTCGCTGGGCTACCTCGCGCCGGTGCTGGCCCATCTCGCCGCCCATCCGGACGACCGGGTCGTCATCGCGACCGCCACACTGGCGCTCCAGGCGCAGCTGGCCGACAGTGACATCCCGCACGCGCTGGCTGCGATGGAGAAGGTGGCCGGCAAGCGCGTACGGTCCGCCGTCCTGAAGGGCCGGACGAACTACGCCTGTCTGTTGCGGGTGCGGGGGAACGGGGCGGTGGAGCAGCAGGGGCTCTTCGGTGGCGCAGACGTCGCCGACCAGATCCGTGACTCGGGGGCCGACGAGGTCTCCGTCCTCGGCGCGGAGGTCCTGGCATTGCGCGAGTGGGCCGAGGACCAGGCAGAGCGCGACCGACTCGCCGACCGTGACGAAGCCCCGACTCACACCGCCCGCGGCTGGGCCCAGGTGTCGATCTCGTCGCGGGAGTGCTTGGGCGCGCAGCGCTGCCCGTTCGGGGCGGAGTGTTTCGTGGAGAAGTCGCGGGAGCGGGCCCGCGCTGCGGATCTGGTGGTGACCAATCACGCGATGTTGGCGATCGACGCCATGCAGGAGGGGTCGGTGCTCCCGGAGCATTCGGCGGTCATCATCGACGAGGCGCACGAGCTTGTTTCCCGGGTGACCGGGGCGGCCTCGGCGGAACTCAGCTCGCAGATCGTGGAGCGGGTCGCCAAGCGGGCGATGGCCTGGATGGACGACGACACCGCGTTGGACCTGATGGACGCCGGGGAGTCGCTGGGAACCGCCCTCGACGGCGCGGCGCTGGCCCGGGTGGAGCCGGGGGAGTCCGCGCTGCTGACCGCGCTCGCGCAGGTCCGCGACCTGGCCCGCGACGGTGTCTCCCAACTCGGCAAAGGCAAGGACGGCAAGGACGCGGACAGCAACGAGCGGCGCCAGGCGCAGGCGGCCCTCCAGGAGGTGTTCGAGGTGGCCGAGCGGATGGCCACTCCGGCGGACGGGGACGTCGTCTGGGTGATCGACCGGGAACGTTCCGGCCGCGAGCTGCGCGCCGCTCCGCTGTCCGTGGCCGGGCTGATGCGCGGCTCGATCCTCTCGGACCGTACGGCGGTGTTCACCTCCGCGACCCTGAAGGTCGGCGGCGGCTTCACCAAGGTGGCCGGCTCGTTCGGCCTGCGCGCCGCGGAGCTGGTCGATGGCAACGAACCGTCGGCCGACCGCGGACCGTCGGCGGACGAGGTGATGGGCGCCGGCTTCACCGCGGCGATGGAGGGCGTGCTGCCGTGGCGGGCGCTCGACGTCGGCTCGCCCTTCGACTACCGCAAGCAGGGGATCCTCTACCTCGCCCGGGATCTTCCGCGCCCCGGGCGGGACGGCACGGATCCGGCCGTGCTGGGCGAGATCGCCCAGCTGGTCTGGGCGGCCGGCGGGCACACCCTGGGGCTGTTCTCCTCCCAGCGTGCCGCGCAGGCGGCCGCCGAGCATGTCCGCAACGAGCTGCCCGCAATGGAGATCCTGCTGCAGGGCGACGCTCATCTGGCCGAGCTCACCCGTCGGTTCGTCACCGAGCCGCAGACCAGCTTGTTCGGGACGCTGTCGCTGTGGCAGGGCGTCGACGTGCCGGGGGACACCTGTCGTTTGGTGATCATCGACAAGATCCCTTTTCCTCGTCCCGACGAACCGCTGATGCAGGCCCGCCAGCAGGAGGTCGAGCAGCACGGTGGCAACGGGTTCATGGCGGTGGCCGCCACGCATGCCGCGCTGCTGCTGGCCCAGGGCGCCGGCCGACTGATCCGTCGGACCACTGACCGAGGCATGGTCGCACTACTCGACCCACGGATCGTCACCGCCCGCTACGGCAGCTTCCTGAGGGCCTCGCTGCCATCGATGTGGACCACGACCGATTCCGACGTGGCGGTCCGGGCGCTCCAGCGGCTCGCGGCGGACGCCGAACAGGACGACACCCAGCAGGAGGACACCGAGCAGCACGACACCGAGAAGGGGGACACCCGGGGGGTCTGA
- a CDS encoding MFS transporter: protein MALACAGVATFGQLYSPQGILPEIATALHVSPDRSALLVSAATIGLAIGVLPWSWFADRVGRLQAMRFSLIAATVFGIAVVLCPTFTGILILRVLEGIALGGLPALALTYLQEEIHPAHTAAAAGTYVAGTSVGGLIGRIIAAPVTAWLGWRWGVGLVVVLAALASTGFILLTPKARGFQRAAASERGSLARIIWTNLRTPALLVLFGQGFLLMGGFVTIYNYLAFRLQDAPFNLSTTATSLLFLAYLAGTWSSRQAGRAAGTHGRLRVLLVAIAVMILGSLLTLIPSIPFVLAGLVTLTIGFFGAHSIASGWTAARATIGRAQATSLYNLFYYLGSSIVGWLGGYVFTGLGWDATALTVAGLAVVAAVWAAVAAGTGTRAPRRDAVRQRAVRQ, encoded by the coding sequence ATGGCACTGGCATGTGCGGGAGTGGCGACGTTCGGACAGCTCTACTCACCGCAGGGCATCCTCCCCGAGATCGCCACCGCTCTCCACGTCAGCCCTGACCGGTCCGCCTTGCTCGTCTCCGCAGCAACGATCGGACTCGCGATCGGCGTACTGCCGTGGTCGTGGTTCGCCGACCGTGTCGGGCGACTTCAAGCGATGAGATTCTCGTTGATCGCCGCGACGGTCTTCGGCATCGCCGTGGTCCTGTGCCCGACCTTCACCGGGATCCTCATCCTCCGCGTCTTGGAGGGCATCGCCCTCGGCGGCCTCCCCGCGCTGGCGTTGACCTATCTCCAGGAGGAGATCCACCCGGCGCACACCGCGGCGGCAGCCGGAACGTACGTGGCCGGGACCTCGGTCGGCGGACTGATCGGGCGCATCATCGCCGCCCCCGTGACCGCATGGCTCGGATGGCGGTGGGGGGTCGGACTCGTCGTCGTTCTCGCGGCCCTGGCATCCACCGGATTCATCCTGCTCACACCGAAGGCCCGCGGCTTCCAGCGCGCCGCCGCGAGCGAGCGCGGGTCACTTGCCCGGATCATCTGGACGAACCTCCGGACCCCGGCGCTGCTCGTGCTCTTCGGCCAGGGCTTCCTGCTCATGGGCGGCTTCGTCACCATCTACAACTACCTCGCGTTCCGCCTGCAGGACGCCCCGTTCAACCTCTCGACGACCGCCACGTCGCTGCTGTTCCTCGCCTATCTCGCCGGCACGTGGTCGTCACGTCAGGCAGGCCGGGCCGCAGGCACGCATGGCAGACTCCGGGTGCTGCTCGTCGCGATCGCGGTGATGATTCTCGGCAGTCTGCTCACGCTGATCCCCTCCATTCCGTTCGTACTCGCCGGGCTCGTCACGCTCACCATCGGCTTCTTCGGAGCGCACTCCATCGCTTCGGGGTGGACCGCTGCGCGCGCGACCATCGGGCGGGCACAAGCGACCTCGCTCTACAACCTCTTCTACTACCTCGGCTCGAGCATCGTCGGATGGCTCGGGGGCTACGTCTTCACCGGTCTCGGCTGGGACGCCACCGCTCTGACCGTCGCGGGTCTCGCCGTCGTCGCTGCAGTATGGGCCGCCGTGGCAGCGGGGACCGGCACGCGCGCACCGCGTCGAGATGCAGTACGTCAGCGTGCCGTACGTCAGTGA
- a CDS encoding IS3 family transposase (programmed frameshift), whose amino-acid sequence MAGNTSKRYPAELKARAVRMYAEIRPDQDTDWGAMARVAELLGISTAETVRKWVRQAEVDQGARPGVTSEESAEVKRLKRENAELRRANAILKAASGFLRGRARPARAVIVDFIREHADHQPATGGLRWGVEPICAVLSEHGVKIAPSTYYEWRDRLPSKREQRDEVLLAHIRRIHADNFGVYGPRKVWLALNREGIPVARCTIERLMRQAGLAGVVRGKVKRTTIAGIGPKPADLVNRNFEPLAPNRLWVADFTYVSTWAGWTYVAFVVDAYARRIIGWRAATTMTADLVLDAVEQAIWVREREDRADFTALVAHHDHGSQYLSLAHSQRLADAGITPSAGAVGSSYDNALAESINGMYKTEVIRRQGPWRDVNAVEIATAKWVDWYNHRRLNEYCGDMPPVVLEQAHYAQQQPSAAS is encoded by the exons ATGGCAGGGAACACGTCGAAGAGGTATCCGGCTGAGCTGAAGGCCAGGGCGGTGAGGATGTATGCCGAGATCAGGCCGGATCAGGACACCGATTGGGGTGCGATGGCCCGGGTCGCGGAGCTGCTGGGGATCTCCACGGCCGAGACGGTGCGTAAGTGGGTGCGGCAGGCCGAGGTCGACCAGGGCGCCCGGCCGGGGGTCACGTCGGAGGAGTCGGCCGAGGTCAAGCGGTTGAAGCGGGAGAACGCCGAGTTGCGGCGGGCGAACGCGATCCTGAAGGCGGCGTCGG GCTTTCTTCGCGGCCGAGCTCGACCGGCCCGGGCAGTGATCGTGGACTTCATCCGCGAGCACGCCGACCACCAGCCCGCCACCGGTGGGTTGCGATGGGGGGTAGAGCCGATCTGTGCCGTGTTGTCCGAGCATGGTGTGAAGATCGCCCCGTCGACCTACTACGAGTGGCGCGACCGGCTGCCCTCCAAGCGCGAGCAGCGCGACGAGGTGCTGCTGGCACATATCCGGCGGATCCATGCCGACAACTTCGGGGTGTACGGACCCCGCAAGGTGTGGCTGGCGCTGAACCGGGAAGGCATACCCGTCGCCCGCTGCACCATCGAGCGGCTGATGCGCCAGGCGGGGCTGGCCGGGGTGGTCCGCGGCAAGGTGAAACGGACAACGATCGCCGGGATCGGGCCCAAGCCGGCCGACCTGGTGAATCGCAACTTCGAGCCGCTCGCGCCGAACCGGTTGTGGGTCGCCGACTTCACCTACGTGTCGACCTGGGCCGGCTGGACCTACGTGGCGTTCGTCGTCGACGCCTACGCCCGCCGGATTATCGGCTGGCGGGCCGCTACCACGATGACCGCCGACCTCGTCCTCGACGCGGTCGAGCAGGCCATCTGGGTGCGTGAGCGGGAGGACCGTGCCGACTTCACCGCCCTGGTCGCCCACCACGACCACGGCAGCCAATACCTCTCCCTGGCCCACAGCCAACGCCTCGCCGACGCCGGCATCACCCCCTCAGCCGGCGCCGTCGGATCGAGCTACGACAACGCCCTGGCCGAGAGCATCAACGGGATGTACAAGACCGAGGTCATTCGCCGGCAGGGACCCTGGAGGGACGTGAACGCCGTCGAGATCGCCACCGCAAAGTGGGTCGACTGGTACAACCACCGCCGCCTCAACGAGTACTGCGGAGACATGCCACCGGTCGTTCTCGAGCAGGCCCACTACGCTCAACAACAACCCTCAGCAGCAAGCTGA
- a CDS encoding LysR family transcriptional regulator has protein sequence MNELTTTDLRDVLADLPYLVAVAESGGVTAAADELRVPQPTVSRGLARLARTVGASMLTRDGRGVELSAEARELLPYARRALDAVTAGTDVVSKRAAERADTASVAFQNTLGRTVVPALLRAVLDVRPSTRFQLHQRPHELCVEMLEAGEADIVLVSPPYAGGRDTETVRLYDEPLVLAVPLSHPLAHRKRVRLRQLAGERMLQMRPEFGLRGQVDSILRTAGVEPERGFEGEDAYTVRGLVAVGLGVAILPPAHQPFPDVVEIPIAEKSAIREIGVSWRTGGDPSPAARALFDIARRSDEWLPRPDLPLVGGARNQA, from the coding sequence ATGAATGAACTGACGACGACCGACCTGCGGGACGTGCTCGCCGACTTGCCCTACCTCGTCGCAGTGGCAGAGTCCGGCGGTGTCACCGCGGCCGCCGATGAACTCCGCGTTCCCCAACCGACCGTCAGCAGGGGACTCGCACGGCTGGCGCGTACGGTCGGGGCCTCGATGCTGACGCGCGACGGGCGCGGTGTCGAGCTGTCCGCGGAAGCCCGCGAGCTCCTTCCGTACGCACGCCGAGCGCTTGATGCCGTCACCGCCGGCACCGACGTCGTGAGCAAGCGCGCTGCCGAGCGGGCGGACACCGCCTCGGTCGCCTTCCAGAACACCCTGGGGCGAACCGTCGTCCCGGCGCTGCTGAGAGCCGTCCTCGACGTCCGTCCCAGCACACGCTTCCAACTGCACCAGCGGCCGCACGAACTCTGCGTCGAGATGCTGGAGGCCGGCGAAGCAGACATCGTGCTCGTCTCGCCGCCCTATGCCGGAGGGCGCGACACCGAGACCGTCCGGCTGTATGACGAGCCCCTGGTCCTGGCCGTGCCGCTGTCGCATCCCCTCGCCCACCGCAAGCGCGTTCGGCTGCGCCAGCTGGCCGGCGAGCGCATGCTCCAGATGCGTCCTGAGTTCGGACTCCGCGGCCAGGTCGACTCGATCCTCAGGACCGCCGGCGTCGAACCCGAGCGGGGCTTCGAGGGCGAAGACGCCTACACGGTGCGCGGCCTCGTCGCGGTCGGCCTCGGCGTCGCCATCCTGCCGCCGGCCCACCAGCCGTTCCCGGACGTCGTCGAGATCCCCATTGCGGAGAAGAGCGCCATCCGTGAGATCGGGGTCTCCTGGCGTACCGGGGGAGACCCATCACCCGCCGCCCGGGCGCTCTTCGACATCGCCCGGCGGAGCGACGAATGGCTCCCTCGCCCTGATCTCCCGCTGGTCGGTGGCGCGCGAAACCAGGCGTGA
- a CDS encoding 3' terminal RNA ribose 2'-O-methyltransferase Hen1, which translates to MLVTLSLTGPDAPALGHLLHKHPDRVQTFALPVGEATVFYPESSAERVTAALLLEVDPIGMVKRRLTSREGLALTDYVTDRPYAAASMLAVALGRVFTTAMNGRCDSFPELAASPLPLEIRVPYVPARATTDGDPLTGTQLVQQLFEPLGWHVRALEAPFGPDGSWGPAPYVDLTLTGSVRLADALSHLYVLLPVLDNAKHYWVGSDEVTKLVRRGEGWLADHPLRELIVRRYLASRRDYVEAATVRLAALDDSVVDEPGDDTEEETVAPLKVQRRETVLGLLREIGARRVVDLGCGEGYYLRALLADPAVTEVIGVDVSPRVLAAAERRLGLDRLPDHQREKITLRQSSVTYRDDQLAGFDAILLVEVVEHLEPDRIESLEAGVFGAARPAHVVVTTPNRDYNPVYGLADGSRRHPDHRFEWTRAEFAAWADGVAGRRGYRVEFRTVGAVDPEAGPPTQLALFSREVQ; encoded by the coding sequence GTGCTGGTGACTCTGTCGTTGACGGGCCCGGACGCTCCGGCGCTCGGCCACCTGCTGCACAAGCATCCCGACCGGGTGCAGACCTTCGCGCTGCCGGTCGGCGAGGCGACGGTGTTCTATCCGGAGTCCTCCGCGGAGCGGGTCACGGCCGCGCTGCTGTTGGAGGTCGATCCGATCGGGATGGTGAAACGGCGACTGACGTCACGCGAGGGTCTGGCGCTGACCGACTACGTCACCGATCGCCCGTACGCCGCGGCCTCCATGCTCGCCGTCGCGCTGGGCAGGGTCTTCACCACGGCGATGAACGGGCGCTGCGACTCCTTCCCCGAGCTGGCTGCCTCGCCCCTGCCGCTGGAGATCCGCGTCCCGTACGTCCCGGCCCGCGCGACGACGGACGGTGATCCGCTGACGGGCACGCAGCTGGTGCAGCAATTGTTCGAGCCGCTGGGCTGGCACGTCCGGGCGCTGGAGGCTCCGTTCGGACCGGACGGTAGCTGGGGGCCGGCACCGTATGTCGATCTGACCTTGACCGGGTCGGTGCGGCTGGCGGATGCGCTGTCCCACCTGTACGTGTTGCTGCCGGTGCTGGACAACGCCAAGCACTACTGGGTGGGGTCGGACGAGGTCACCAAGCTGGTGCGCCGCGGCGAGGGCTGGCTGGCCGACCATCCGCTGCGCGAGCTGATCGTACGGCGCTACCTGGCCTCACGCCGCGACTACGTCGAGGCCGCCACCGTGCGGCTGGCGGCGCTGGACGATTCCGTGGTCGACGAGCCGGGGGACGACACCGAGGAGGAGACGGTTGCCCCGTTGAAGGTGCAGCGTCGGGAGACGGTGCTGGGCCTGCTCCGCGAGATCGGTGCCCGGCGCGTGGTCGACCTGGGCTGCGGCGAAGGTTATTACCTGCGGGCGTTGCTCGCCGATCCGGCCGTCACCGAGGTGATCGGGGTGGATGTGTCACCCCGGGTGCTGGCGGCCGCGGAACGGCGGCTGGGCCTCGACCGGCTCCCCGACCACCAGCGCGAGAAGATCACCCTGCGACAGTCGTCGGTGACCTACCGGGACGATCAGTTGGCCGGCTTCGATGCCATCCTCCTGGTGGAGGTGGTCGAGCACCTGGAGCCGGACCGGATCGAGTCGCTGGAGGCCGGTGTGTTCGGCGCCGCCCGTCCCGCCCATGTCGTGGTGACCACCCCGAATCGGGACTACAACCCGGTCTACGGTCTGGCGGACGGCAGCCGGCGTCACCCCGATCACCGGTTCGAGTGGACGCGGGCGGAGTTCGCCGCCTGGGCCGACGGGGTCGCCGGGCGTCGGGGCTACCGGGTGGAGTTCCGTACGGTCGGCGCCGTCGACCCCGAGGCCGGCCCGCCCACGCAGCTGGCGCTGTTCTCCCGGGAGGTCCAGTGA
- the map gene encoding type I methionyl aminopeptidase, with the protein MIEILTTDELARARQTGRLVGTILQTLKARCAVGTNLLEIDQWTHEMILRAGATSCYIDYAPSFGRGPFGHYICTSVNDAVLHGLPYDHRLTDGDLLTLDLAVVKNGVAADAAISFIVGNARRDEDVAMIAATERALAAGIRAAAPGARIGDISHAIERVLSAAGYAINREFGGHGIGSTMHQDPHVANAGRPGRGYTLRPGLLLALEPWVMADTDELVTDPDGWTLRSATGRRTAHSEHTIAITETGAEILTLPTA; encoded by the coding sequence GTGATCGAGATACTCACCACCGACGAGCTCGCCCGCGCCAGGCAGACCGGGCGCCTCGTCGGCACCATCCTCCAGACCCTCAAGGCCCGGTGCGCGGTCGGCACCAACCTGCTGGAGATCGATCAATGGACGCACGAGATGATCCTCCGTGCCGGCGCCACCTCCTGCTACATCGACTACGCGCCCTCTTTCGGGCGGGGGCCGTTCGGGCACTACATCTGCACCTCGGTCAACGACGCGGTGCTGCACGGCCTGCCGTACGATCACCGGCTCACCGACGGCGACTTGTTGACTCTCGATCTCGCGGTGGTCAAGAACGGTGTCGCCGCGGACGCCGCGATCAGTTTCATCGTCGGCAACGCGCGCCGGGATGAGGATGTGGCGATGATCGCCGCGACCGAGCGTGCGCTGGCCGCAGGCATCCGCGCCGCCGCGCCGGGCGCCCGCATCGGCGACATCTCGCATGCGATCGAGCGCGTACTCTCCGCGGCCGGATATGCGATCAATCGCGAGTTCGGCGGTCACGGCATCGGCTCCACCATGCATCAGGACCCCCATGTGGCCAACGCGGGCCGCCCCGGGCGTGGATACACGCTCCGTCCGGGGCTTCTCCTGGCCCTCGAACCATGGGTGATGGCCGACACCGACGAACTCGTCACCGACCCCGACGGCTGGACCCTCCGCAGCGCCACCGGACGTCGGACCGCGCACAGCGAGCACACCATCGCGATCACCGAGACCGGCGCGGAGATCCTGACCCTCCCGACCGCGTGA
- a CDS encoding helix-turn-helix transcriptional regulator yields MVRLPLTPEDIQRGEQLGALLRHARGDRTILDVALEAGISPETLRKIESGRVATPSFPTIAAIADVLGLSLDELWADLRHVSATGTPGRTTLASA; encoded by the coding sequence ATGGTCAGACTTCCCCTCACGCCGGAGGACATCCAGCGCGGCGAGCAGCTCGGCGCGCTGCTGCGTCACGCGCGAGGCGACCGTACGATCCTGGATGTCGCCCTGGAGGCGGGCATTTCCCCCGAGACGCTGCGGAAGATCGAGTCCGGGCGGGTGGCCACACCGTCCTTCCCCACCATCGCGGCGATCGCCGATGTGCTGGGGTTGTCGCTGGATGAGCTCTGGGCCGACCTCCGTCACGTCTCCGCGACGGGAACGCCGGGCCGTACGACGTTGGCGTCGGCCTGA
- a CDS encoding type IV toxin-antitoxin system AbiEi family antitoxin — protein sequence MSLLNYQGDVLAHRVQQGLARAGMKDITVLSVQPASGRRLILRYGPLMYRLHVHPVERRLRAPAEEPGWLPLLVSTRVDEATADELAEAHVSFLDDLGNAHVSLDGRTVLFTRRNEPGGPDVRDTPATPPTAKRAAGALALNRASHRVAFALLADPELAARPVRALAATARVSVGTVHNTVVQLTEAGHLLDGRLHHAGRLLDAWADAYRRVTIRPLAPRALYAPDGTWPDKTRLEPTSGVLLGGIAAAAVLDSHVRATDGIVYAPTLGPAVTLLRLTPTPTAFRVEVRQRFWGDALPSSQPGVVPSVLIYGDLLRDGDARSLHIAADLRKNDAHLRTLD from the coding sequence GTGAGTCTTTTGAACTACCAAGGCGACGTGTTGGCGCATCGCGTCCAGCAGGGGTTGGCGCGCGCCGGGATGAAGGACATCACGGTCTTGTCTGTGCAGCCCGCCAGCGGACGCCGCCTCATCCTGCGCTACGGGCCACTCATGTACCGACTCCATGTTCACCCCGTCGAGCGCCGGCTTCGCGCACCCGCTGAAGAGCCCGGGTGGCTCCCGCTTCTTGTGAGCACCCGCGTCGACGAGGCTACGGCGGACGAGTTGGCCGAAGCACACGTCAGCTTCCTCGATGACCTCGGCAACGCACACGTGTCGCTGGACGGGCGCACTGTCCTGTTCACGCGCCGCAATGAGCCGGGAGGTCCCGACGTGCGCGACACGCCAGCGACCCCGCCTACAGCCAAACGGGCCGCGGGAGCGCTGGCCCTGAACCGCGCCAGCCATCGCGTGGCCTTCGCCCTCTTGGCTGATCCCGAACTGGCCGCCCGCCCGGTCCGCGCGCTGGCCGCAACCGCCAGAGTGTCGGTCGGCACCGTCCACAACACCGTTGTTCAGCTCACCGAAGCCGGGCACCTGCTGGACGGGAGACTTCACCACGCCGGCCGCCTGCTCGACGCCTGGGCTGACGCCTACCGCAGAGTGACCATCCGCCCCCTCGCGCCCCGCGCTCTGTATGCACCCGACGGGACCTGGCCCGACAAGACGCGGCTCGAACCCACAAGCGGGGTCCTCCTTGGCGGGATCGCCGCGGCAGCCGTCCTGGACAGCCACGTCCGCGCCACTGACGGCATCGTCTATGCCCCAACTCTCGGGCCCGCCGTGACGCTGTTGCGACTCACGCCCACGCCCACGGCGTTCCGCGTCGAGGTGCGGCAGCGCTTCTGGGGGGATGCCCTGCCCTCCTCCCAGCCCGGAGTGGTGCCCTCGGTGCTGATCTACGGCGACCTGCTCCGCGACGGCGACGCCCGTTCCCTCCATATCGCCGCTGACCTCAGGAAGAACGATGCGCACCTTCGCACCCTTGACTGA
- the lexA gene encoding transcriptional repressor LexA produces the protein MADGPDDTTTPRRGRPRTSTVEAQVRAARRAQQQGLTERRDHRHTPPVPERRELTPRQQLILDIIRATVEDRGYPPTVRELGDAAGLSSPSSVSHQLKVLEEKGYIRRDPNRPRAMEVVVPDQDSSAPAASSRPAAEVAPFDPTGLHDALPSAVNVPVVGRIAAGVPITAEEHIEDVFALPKQLVGEGNVFMLEVRGDSMIDAAICDGDWVVVRQQPDAVNGDIVAAMLDDEATVKTFKRTADKVWLMPHNSAYEPIDGTHATVLGKVVAVLRRV, from the coding sequence ATGGCCGATGGACCGGACGACACCACGACTCCCCGGCGGGGTCGCCCCCGCACCAGCACCGTCGAGGCGCAGGTCCGAGCGGCGCGCCGGGCTCAGCAGCAGGGCCTGACCGAGCGCCGCGACCACCGCCACACACCGCCGGTTCCGGAGCGCCGGGAGCTGACCCCGCGCCAGCAGCTGATCCTCGACATCATCCGGGCCACCGTCGAGGACCGCGGCTATCCTCCGACGGTCCGGGAGCTGGGTGACGCCGCCGGGCTGTCCAGTCCGTCGAGCGTGTCGCATCAGCTGAAGGTGCTGGAGGAGAAGGGCTACATCCGCCGCGATCCGAATCGCCCCCGGGCAATGGAAGTCGTGGTCCCCGACCAGGACAGCTCGGCGCCGGCGGCATCCTCCCGGCCCGCTGCCGAGGTCGCACCGTTCGATCCCACCGGCCTGCACGACGCGCTGCCGTCGGCGGTCAATGTCCCGGTCGTCGGTAGGATCGCCGCCGGAGTGCCGATCACCGCCGAGGAACACATCGAGGACGTCTTCGCCCTACCGAAGCAGTTGGTGGGTGAGGGGAACGTCTTCATGCTTGAGGTGCGCGGCGATTCCATGATCGACGCGGCCATCTGTGACGGCGACTGGGTCGTGGTGCGCCAGCAGCCGGACGCGGTGAACGGCGACATCGTCGCCGCGATGCTGGACGACGAGGCCACCGTGAAGACGTTCAAGCGAACCGCCGACAAGGTCTGGCTGATGCCGCACAACAGCGCGTACGAGCCGATCGACGGCACCCACGCAACGGTCCTCGGCAAGGTCGTCGCGGTCCTCCGTCGGGTCTGA